In Homalodisca vitripennis isolate AUS2020 unplaced genomic scaffold, UT_GWSS_2.1 ScUCBcl_8852;HRSCAF=17139, whole genome shotgun sequence, one DNA window encodes the following:
- the LOC124374508 gene encoding DDB1- and CUL4-associated factor 6-like, which translates to MESDEAMEEEMAKPSSGLPPVRRLRLRGDWSDTGPDARPERDVGQSTDAAQARPTLHATLMQRMTDVSLENVE; encoded by the exons ATGGAGAGTGATGAGGCTATGGAGGAGGAGATGGCCAAGCCATCGAGTGGACTGCCACCAGTCAGGCGGCTTAGGCTGCGGGGAGACTGGTCCGACACTGGGCCCGACGCCCGTCCTGAGCGGGATGTAGGCCAGAGCACAG ATGCTGCTCAAGCAAGACCGACACTGCATGCTACACTGATGCAGCGCATGACCGATGTTTCTCTCGAGAATGTTGAATGA